The bacterium genome segment GAAAGCGTGGTCAGGTTGTCGGAACAGGCGGGGGCTTCACTCACGGCACGGTCGCTCCTGCAGGGTTGGGCTCGGCAGGGTAACGGGATGCTCTCGTTCTTTCCGCTTTTCCCCGCGGGGAAAAAATCTCGCGCTGTGCATGGTGCACCCGTGAAGGATTCTGTACCTCATGGGTTGAGCGCGGCCCGTCTCTCGACGCCGCTGGTCTGGCTGGCACCCGGAGATCCCCAGTGCCCCCGAGGCGGCGTGACGAGGCCTGGGCTCCGAGGCTGTGTCCTGTGGGCAGCCCGGAGCGATGCCGGCCTGCGCAAGGAGCCGATTGCCGAACGAACCGACCGACGGCGAGTCCCCTGATTCTGGCCAGGACGCATCCACGTCCGCTGGTACGCGACGCCGAACCCGGAAGAAGGCCCCCTCTGAGACGGCCAGTACCGGGACCGCAGCGAAGAAGACGGCTGCCAAGACGAAGGCGACACGCAAAGCGGCCACGAAGAAGACCGCGAAGAAAGCCACGCGCAAGGCGTCTACGAAGAAAGCCGCGCGGAAGACGGCGGCCACCGATGTGGACGCGCTGGAGGCGGATGCTGCCGCGGAAGAGCGGCCGAATCGGCGACCGGCGGCTCGTAGACGACCCGCCGCGAAGAAGGCGGCGCGGCCCATCGAACCCGAAGAGTTCTCGGTGGCCGAAGAGATGTTCGACCTCGATGACGACTTCGAGGCCGAGCCCAAGCCCAGAGCCAAGACTCGCTCGAGATCCGGCGCCCGAACCCGTTCGCGCCCCGAGCCCACCGAGGATGCGCCGGTGGACCTGGATGACGACGCGCCCCTCGTCACGAAGCTGGATGCTGTCGAGAGCATCGAGGATGCACTCGAGGAGCTCCAGGCCGAGGCGGCCGCCCTGGGCGATGACCTGGACGAAGACGACGAGGATCTCGAGCCTGAGGAAGAGCTCGAGATTCCGACCGGGCCCGTCTTCGAGGGCGAGGTTCCGCTGGAGACCCGGGAGCAGCGCTTGGCGGCGATGCGGAAAGCCGCCCTCCGCCTCGGCATCCGGCGCCTGCACCCGGAGCAGGAGGAAGTGATCGAGCAAGGCCTCGACGGGAAGGACGTCATGATGATCCTTCCCACGGGCTTCGGGAAATCCGCTTGCTACCAGATCCCATCGATGATCCTGTCAAAGCCCGTGGTGGTGATCTCACCGCTGCTCGCATTGATGCAGGATCAGTACGACAAGATGCAAAAGCTCGGTGTGCCTTGTGTGCGCCTCGACGGCACGATCCGTGGCGGCAAACGCAAGGAGGCTCTCGAACGCATCAAGAGCGGCGAGCGTATGCTTGTCATGACCACGCCCGAGACCCTTGGCGCGCCGGACGCCTCCGAGGCGCTGATCGCCTCGGGAGTTTCGCTGGCCGCCGTGGATGAAGCCCACTGCATCTCGGAGTGGGGGTATGACTTCCGGCCCGCCTATCTCCAGATTGGAGAACGGCTTCGGGCGATGGGCGCGCCTCCGGTCGTCGCACTGACGGCCACCGCGACCGAGAAGGTGCGGATGGCGATCGTCCGTTTCGTCGGCATGCGCGACCCGCACGTGGTGGCAACCTCGCCGCATCGCTCGAACCTCGCCTTCGACGTCCTGCATTGCGCAGGCGGCGCCCGTCTGCGAGCGCTGGCGCGCCTTGCATTGCGCGTCCGACGGCCTGGCATCATCTACTGCTCGACCACCCGCGAGGTGGACGAGATCTGGGCCGTGCTCAAACGGTTCGGCGTGCCCGTGCACCGTTACCACGGCAAGATGACCCAGGCGGATCGGAAGAAGAACCAGAATTCGTTCATGCAGCGCGGCCGTCGCACGGTGATGATCGCGACGAATGCCTTCGGCCTCGGCATCGACAAACCAGACATCCGGTATGTCCTGCACTACCAGTCGCCGGCCTCCCTGGAGCAGTACGTCCAGGAGGCGGGTCGTGCCGGCCGGGATGGACGAAGAGCCAACTGCATCCTGTTGTTCTCGTCCGAGGATCGGGCCATCCATGAATCCCTGCTGGCGCGGAGTCGCGTCCGGCCGGAGCAGCTCTACAAACTGGCCCGCGCACTGGCGGCCTGGGCACTCGAGGAGAAGATCCCGAGCCTTCAAGCCCTCGCCCTCTCGGCGGAGCTCGGCAGCCGCACGACCGGGGCGCTTCTGGCCC includes the following:
- a CDS encoding ATP-dependent DNA helicase RecQ; translated protein: MPNEPTDGESPDSGQDASTSAGTRRRTRKKAPSETASTGTAAKKTAAKTKATRKAATKKTAKKATRKASTKKAARKTAATDVDALEADAAAEERPNRRPAARRRPAAKKAARPIEPEEFSVAEEMFDLDDDFEAEPKPRAKTRSRSGARTRSRPEPTEDAPVDLDDDAPLVTKLDAVESIEDALEELQAEAAALGDDLDEDDEDLEPEEELEIPTGPVFEGEVPLETREQRLAAMRKAALRLGIRRLHPEQEEVIEQGLDGKDVMMILPTGFGKSACYQIPSMILSKPVVVISPLLALMQDQYDKMQKLGVPCVRLDGTIRGGKRKEALERIKSGERMLVMTTPETLGAPDASEALIASGVSLAAVDEAHCISEWGYDFRPAYLQIGERLRAMGAPPVVALTATATEKVRMAIVRFVGMRDPHVVATSPHRSNLAFDVLHCAGGARLRALARLALRVRRPGIIYCSTTREVDEIWAVLKRFGVPVHRYHGKMTQADRKKNQNSFMQRGRRTVMIATNAFGLGIDKPDIRYVLHYQSPASLEQYVQEAGRAGRDGRRANCILLFSSEDRAIHESLLARSRVRPEQLYKLARALAAWALEEKIPSLQALALSAELGSRTTGALLALMEEATLVKWDQDAVYVIVPPEEFEAKARELAGQFETLRTQDARRLDAVADYAIDAECRATFLREYFGEEGEEPCGMCDRCRGQADRPDSFWEPLAPPKGEERRRRGRNGGRPTGKSGGRRRGQKQNRGRRRPASASAKPKPKPKSAGGPARRRSEANGDARTAADGDARGSRKRRRRGSRGRRRRGRGQRGPDGGDRGDPPPSAPPSN